Proteins co-encoded in one Callospermophilus lateralis isolate mCalLat2 chromosome 2, mCalLat2.hap1, whole genome shotgun sequence genomic window:
- the H2ax gene encoding histone H2AX, whose protein sequence is MSGRGKTGGKARAKAKSRSSRAGLQFPVGRVHRLLRKGHYAERVGAGAPVYLAAVLEYLTAEILELAGNAARDNKKTRIIPRHLQLAIRNDEELNKLLGGVTIAQGGVLPNIQAVLLPKKTSATVGPKAPAGGKKATQASQEY, encoded by the coding sequence ATGTCCGGCCGCGGCAAGACTGGCGGCAAGGCCCGCGCTAAGGCCAAGTCGCGCTCTTCGCGCGCGGGTCTCCAGTTCCCTGTGGGCCGAGTACATCGGCTGCTGAGGAAGGGCCATTACGCCGAGCGAGTGGGCGCCGGCGCGCCGGTTTACCTGGCGGCGGTGCTCGAGTACCTCACCGCTGAGATTCTCGAGCTGGCGGGCAACGCGGCCCGCGACAACAAGAAGACGCGTATCATCCCCCGCCACCTGCAGCTGGCCATCCGCAACGACGAGGAGCTCAACAAGCTTCTGGGCGGCGTGACGATCGCTCAAGGGGGCGTTCTGCCCAACATCCAGGCCGTGCTGCTGCCCAAGAAGACCAGCGCCACCGTGGGGCCGAAGGCGCCGGCGGGCGGCAAGAAAGCCACCCAGGCCTCTCAGGAGTACTGA